In Osmia lignaria lignaria isolate PbOS001 chromosome 13, iyOsmLign1, whole genome shotgun sequence, the DNA window agtaattttatttttaataaaacagtaCATCACGTTCCGGCATTGATATCAAACAATCAAGCAACGTTTCAAACTACTTGCAATTATACCTTCATTTGTTCACATTTAAATCAGATAATTCTTAAGTACTTATACAGTACTTATAAGTACTGTAACTCCCGAAAATGGgaggttgctggggtgattctgaacattttcctttactgAAATGTCGTTTgaggcttcgtttttgagttattaacgaaaaacactggccaatcagagcgcgcctttagtgcgggccgaaccacgagagcgttggctttcgGCCGCGCTCGAttgtggtcgtgaacaaacaaCAAATGTTACTGCGTCTTGAATTAAGAACAATGTTCATGGATAAcgaataattccacattgttcttaatttaagacgatgtaacatttatcgcacgcttTCCTTGATatccacgctgtgccaatgcgtttgttcacgattaTAACCGAGCACGGTTTAGAGCCAACACTcccgtggttcggcccgcgctaaaggcgcgctctgattggccagtgtttttcgttaataactcaaaaacgaagctacaaatgacattttggtaaaggaaaatgttgttcagaatcaccccagcaacccctaTTTTCGGGAATTACAGGAGTTACGGGACACCATGATTGATGATGATTGGTTGCTTTAAATGCGAACCGTCGGTAAACATTGTGCCATGAACTTTCTGAAATACCGTCGTTGAAATTTGTTTCCTGTAGATTAGTTTATATATAggtttttgtattttttgtataatttatagaatagtttaaaataaaatggaagTAGAAGCATCAACGGAGGAACATGCTGTTGAGATTATTAGAGAAGGTGTAAGAGAACTTGTTGCTACCGAAAGAAAAGAGAGTCGTTTgaaagttttaaataaaaatcgtgTGGCTTTGGGATATACCGTCTTGGATTCATCTTTCACACCAAAATTTGTTGTTGAACAGGCAGAAATACTTAAAAAGAAACCATTGCCAATTGAAAGATACAAGCAACTTCAGAATGCTCTTATTCAGGTTATGATTTTAATGAGTTTTtaagtttttaataaatgtatattaacAGGatcattgttttttaattttaaatagaacGAAGAAAATGTCAATGCTTTTTTAAAAGTGAATAACATATTGTTTGCTCTGGCACGCGATTTCTCTGGTAACAATCCAATTATACAATTATGTGCTATCAGTTGTGCCTGCAATATTGCGCTTGGAAATACCAAGGCTTGTACTTCATTGGCTAAAAGTATTGGATCGTATCTTACTACGGAATTAGATAGTTTAAACTATCCTTTAGTAGTAAGTTATTAAcagaaaaaaacagaaaacaaaatGCAATTATATAAAGATATAAAGTTAACATTTTATTTGTAATCAGGAAGTCTCTATATGGACAATGGGAAATTTAATTGCTGGAAGTAATAAagcttttgaaatatttcacgcCCAAAGTTGTTTAAAGCATATTATTTCGCTAATGCAAAACTGTGATAATATGATTTTATCAGCGGTAGCATATTGTGCCATGCATTATGTGCGCGTTGGCTTTCAGCATATTAGGTAATCAAAATTGCTTTGTATATCATTTCTGAAATGTACCTTTCGAATAATATCACTATTTGCATAAACATTTTAGCAAAATTGAAATGGTTGAACTTACTAGAGTTACTACAGAAAGAAGTCTTTCCTTTGAAAGTTCATATATGATTTGGTTGTTAGCTTTACTGTCTTCGCAGGAACCTtgtaacatatatgtatataatgttgTACCCTTGATAGTGGATTATCTAcatcaaagtattaaaaataattacactgCTGTAACGGAGGCATGTAACTTTTAATTGATACTTTTTGATTTTCTACTAAACTAAGGATATTAAAGTACTTGTTTATTTCAGATCACAGCATGCATAAGAATATTGGCTAACACTGTGCaggaaacatctggaaaggtgGCAAAActgtttttagaaaatttaaaatatacccAGTTAGATGTAGAAACATTGTTGAATGGATTACTTTCGTGTCAGTATGTACATATCAGAAAAGAAACATTGTGGTTAATAGGTAacttaaaaacattttattattaaattataaagtagatcgttttttaaattaattaaacagataTAAATAATTTCACAGGAAATCTTTATAATCACAATGTTATCAGTATCAAAAATACTATTCAAAACATCATACCTAAGTTACCATCCATGAAGCAAGCAATTTCATCTGCAACAGAGCAGAGCATACTGGTAAATGCAGATCAAATCAGTTGAATGGAAACGTCATGTAAGCTTTACTATATCATAatgtatttacatatgtatactattaacaagaattataaataataaatatcctTTCCCGATTTCTTACTACAAAAAACTTGTACAACATTTgtggtataaaaatattaaaattactgctatacaacataaattgcatCTGTTAATATCTATCAGAATCAttctaataattcattttaacaGGAATAAATCGTCTTCCTAATCCTACGGAAGTCCGTTCGGCTGATGGATCATCCTCTATGCAaggtattttaattacattgaaATATAAGTGACCCATGATGTGGGCAGCCGGATGCGTTGCAGCTTTTAAACAATAATACAACGCCTCGTCGCACACGCAATGCGATCTGCAAAggtaagaagaaaattaaataattttaacaagGATACGTTGAACGATCAACGAGGTTGATAAGTTGTATAAAACTGTATTTGCATACTTGGTATATATGGAATAGTTGGTGATATTGTACCGCGTTTGTTGAGCTCGGACTTTAACAGGACAAAGATCATGACTGCGACAACATCTACACATGCGTGCGGGCGCAGAAAAACAAAGAGAATATATTAAAACCTCTGCAGTTGGAATAAATGCAACTTCTGTAACAATTGTAGCTAATGATTGAACTTTACTTTAGgggacccaaaattttggactttttttttcttctgtgtagaatccaaaaatgcaagtctcaactttaTGAATccagtggttaaaaagttatgagcatataaagtttgacacttttagtgcatttgctacGTCACTGTAACTCTatattggcttcttgtccaatCAACGGTGTCACTAGCTGCAGGCAGCAGGTGCCGACCACTTTAGCGGGTTTAGTCAAACCGTAACTGTCTGAATTAGTtaggtttatatttatcttagagagagagagagggtacaGCCCATGCATTTGCTTATTGCTTCTACtgtatcaattttataaataatttaaatacatcCAGTGATGGAACCCATATCCAAAAAAATGTCGTCTCccctaaagtaaagtttaaccGAAATTATTTTCTGACCTATCAATTTGAGCTTCTTCGCCTAAATCATGATAGTTTTCAGCAATATCTCCGGTTCCACACCACTTGGTACCTACAATGACAACGCCAGTTACGATTGCTTCAAATCAGAAGATGCACAGTCAGTGAACAACAAACACAAGATATCACCTGGTAAGATGCCTGAAAGAAGAGATAAGACGCTCCCCATTCCATGAATACTTTTGCTCATTGTATTTATCATCGAACTGGATGTCGTATCGTCGCGTACTTCATCTAACAGTTCACACTGTTGCATGAGTTTTGTCATTTCTTGAAATGTAACTAACTGCGGA includes these proteins:
- the LOC117601838 gene encoding uncharacterized protein LOC117601838: MEVEASTEEHAVEIIREGVRELVATERKESRLKVLNKNRVALGYTVLDSSFTPKFVVEQAEILKKKPLPIERYKQLQNALIQNEENVNAFLKVNNILFALARDFSGNNPIIQLCAISCACNIALGNTKACTSLAKSIGSYLTTELDSLNYPLVEVSIWTMGNLIAGSNKAFEIFHAQSCLKHIISLMQNCDNMILSAVAYCAMHYVRVGFQHISKIEMVELTRVTTERSLSFESSYMIWLLALLSSQEPCNIYVYNVVPLIVDYLHQSIKNNYTAVTEITACIRILANTVQETSGKVAKLFLENLKYTQLDVETLLNGLLSCQYVHIRKETLWLIGNLYNHNVISIKNTIQNIIPKLPSMKQAISSATEQSILVNADQIS
- the LOC117601840 gene encoding uncharacterized protein LOC117601840 encodes the protein MYSLCWIFFLIVAISSISKQQPTFSKNTFKGLNGVTVWSDAENRNEIRAVYYHDQTVAVVDLGTNNELHNCNLIEVYEQDEATEVLRNLSLITAPQLVTFQEMTKLMQQCELLDEVRDDTTSSSMINTMSKSIHGMGSVLSLLSGILPGTKWCGTGDIAENYHDLGEEAQIDRCCRSHDLCPVKVRAQQTRYNITNYSIYTKSHCVCDEALYYCLKAATHPAAHIMGHLYFNVIKIPCIEDDPSAERTSVGLGRRFIPVKMNY